In Lathyrus oleraceus cultivar Zhongwan6 chromosome 2, CAAS_Psat_ZW6_1.0, whole genome shotgun sequence, the DNA window ttacCGCACCATTATTGTTATTAAGTTTGGAGCATCATAGTCGTAGAATTTAATCTTACCATCATTTACATTTCAGCTGTATCAGATTCAAGTCTCTGATTGGAGCAAGTTTTTAATATATTCCGCActgctttattttatttactcTATTGCATCATTTTACTTTTATTTCCTCGCATCGCTTTACTTACTTTTATTTCCTCGCACCATTTTACTTTATATTTATTTTCCCGCACCTAATTACTTTATTTACATTATTTCCCGCTTGTTACTTTCCGTGCAAACATCTATTTTCAAGCTCTACATTTATTTGTAAGTTCTTGTTGAAACTCAATCACACACGTATCACTTTAATATGTCATATCTTGCTTTTCAATCATATATTTTATTGTTTACCGTAACCATGTTCAGCTAAATCATTAATGTTGGAATGTCAGGACCGTTGATTAGACGGTACTCCATATGTTGTCTCTGTAAGAATGCTTTTGGGGTTGTTTTGACTTTAATACAATTTTTTTGTAATTCATTTGATTGGTTACTACGGAAGTAGTACCGTGACCAAGtcgggtaagatcgaaagccTTCTGACACTTAAGATAAAATTGGTTagttttttattaataaaaaCAACGGAAACACTTTGTTAATTAATTAGAAAAGTTTAATATTACTAGAATGAGgttttgaaactattttcggacgcgtttatagGTTTAGAATCCGGTTGTCCGAGCATATGCCGAAAACCTTTTTAAGTTAAATTTTTCAATCAAAACTACTTTTCAATTGAGTTAAAGAGGTGATTACATAAAAAGGGATTTTCTACTTTAACACAAGACGCGACCAGTGCAGCGTGAGCGGCTGGTATAGATTAAAGATAAAGTCTAGTTCCGAAAAATCGAAAGTGACAGTTCCTTTTTAATTAACTCATTTTCAAGGAAGAAAACATTGTCTCATAGGTAGTTCTAATAAGAGATAATAGGAGTATTGTTGATTAATGTGATCCACATTCCAGTATTACATCGTTGAATTCATTTAAACgttattattttcattttgtttcCGTTCCAAACATTCTTGATATCGCCTTAtataaacaccataacaatagtTAACGATAGATTGACATTGGTCTCTATGGGATtgataatcttttatattactctgacgtaTTCCGTATACTTGCGGAAAACACGCATCAATGAATCAAGAACACATGGGCCTTAAATTGAGCTTAACCAAGCAAATGAAGCATGCACAATGAATGATAGTGAATCAAATGGAATTAGGGTTAGATGCACACACAATGAATGATAACCACAATTAGGGTTTCGTGATCAAATTAAAGCTCCAAAGGTCAAACACAAGATCCCATAGTAGCAaagtcaagaattagggtttcGATGCACAAATGAATCCTGAGTTATGATCTCCATATACCAATGTCACAGAGAtcataaaattagggtttcacccCACATGATGAGCAAATGATGGACAATACCACAACGTTAGGGCTTGATCCACAAGCAAACTCTAGCGCTTGTTAACCACAAACTTTGAATCTATGACGATTATTAGTAATTGttaacatgaatgaatgatgcacatgaatgagaCATGAATTAGTGTAGATGAATCTCAAGCCAGAGTTTAgatgaaaagtgaaaagggaGGATTGcgcgccatgagccttaagtagtagaTAAGGTATGAGAGGGAGtattcctatcctcattctgaatatctttggatacaGGACGCCTGACCCagttgttcaaagtattcacctcTACTCATAGACTTTGGTGTAATTCAAGTCAAACAAGTGTCAAGTTCTCTCCCCCATTGACAACACTTCACAGTCAAGATTTTGAAGACAAATGGACATCAAGAATGGATCACTCCATCATTCAAGCATAACAACGGATTCTTCTTGTAGCACTTGTTAATTATGATACAAATTATACGCCACGAGTCTTAAGTAGTGGAGAAGGAATGAGAGGTAGTATTCATATCCTCATTATAAATATTTTTGGATACGAGACACCATACCCAGTTGTTCAAAGTATTCATCTTCATTCATAGAatttagtgcaattcgaatcaaaTAATCGACAAGTCTTTTTCCCCATATTCAACAATTCTACACCTCGACATTGCAACAATCAACATCCATTACACTTGCCTCTTTGGACTAAACACACATTTTCTTTGAACTTCCATCCATTCTTTGGGTTAATCACTTCATGGTTAAACACCAATTTCTGAACCAATACTTTCATGCATTGCCCTGTGGAGCCTCATACTCTGGAAACCTTCATGCATTGCCTTGTGGAGCCTCATGCTCTGGAAAACCTCATGCATTGTCCTGTGGAGCCTCATGCTTTTGCAAAcccctttttcttttcttttaccCTATAGAGCCTCAAGCTCTGGCAAATTTCATGCATTGCCCTTTGAGCCTCATGCTCTAGCAACTCTCATGGATTGTCCTGTGGAGCCTCATGCTCTGGAAAACCTTCATGCATTTCCTTGTGGAGCCTCATGCTTTGGAAACCCCCTTCTTGTAGATCTTGATCCTTGGATCTAAGTAAAATCCTATAATTCTGCATTGGCCACACCATCTATTGTTTAACACCACACACTCTTTATTTCATACATACCTATCTTATGGGATCAAACAACACAATCCTGGTCCAATCAATACTTCCATAACACCTCAACAACACTTTCACCATAACACTCTTTCAATTCAAGCAACTCTTTTCCTTTTGTAATTCAAGAAACTATATTTTTTCTTTTACCACACAAACCTTTTGCAAAACAATTTTCTTTACTTTTCATAAAAGAACTATTATAATTCGTTCCTTAGAAGTCAGACTAAAGCTTAGAGCATCCGACCGAGGATCCGAATTAACTAGCGTCAAAGCACTTCTAGGATACGATTATAACAGTTTCCTGATACAATATATGTTTATTTATCTTCATAGCACACTTGTTCAACATGACATAAAAGAAAACAATGTAAATAGTTCATTTAGAGATTCAACTTCATTATTTCAAAAGTAGAGGTTTAATGTTGAATCCACCAATTTTGTATTGGTGACAGTGAAGCGTACAAAGTTAACAAAGCCAAAGCCTCTACTCATGCCAGTCTTTTGATTTATAGCAACATAAACCCTACTCACAACACCAAAAGGCCAGAAAAGCTTAAGCAAATCAGGCCTCCTTGTACCCTCCGAGAGGTTGGTTACCCGAACAAAATTTTCATTGTTCCTCCGCACCTTGTTGAAAATTGACCATGCGTACAATTTATGGTTAACAAAGAAAATTTCTAAGAATTCAACAACCTTCCTTGCCTGCATGTGTTTGTTGAAACCAAGATTAAATAAAATTTCAGCAGGACGCTTTTCTGCAGTTGATGCATCCATGGCTTCCAGTCGTTCATACACTCGTTTAAGTGCTTCACCTTCACTATCATCCTAAAACATAAATTAATCAAGTGCGGAGTCATCTATAAAAGCAAATCATCTGTGAGTAAATCCAACACTATACTTTGTAAAAGAAGTTGGCAAGAAAAAAAATACATAATTCAATCCCTATGTCCAAAACTATATTTACTTGAAAAATGACATTGTAAATACAAAGTCGACTCTATATTAAAACCTAAAAAAACTAACTAAATAATGCATTTGTTTATTTCTCTCTATTTTATATATTTACATCGAAGTTAAAAGGGCACGTATCGTAAAAAGAGGAagaaggaaaaaggaaaaaggaagAAGAGAAAGAATAATACAAAATGAAGAGGAATGTAAGAAAAAATAATTGTAATTGAACCATGTGATATCATCAATTGAACAAAATCTAGCAAGCAAAGACATAATGCAATAACCATATAATTGGAATTGAACAACTTGATATCATTAGTTGCAAAAAGTAAATTTTAGACCAAAATTACCCTTATTTTAGTGAGGTGACAAATTTAGAAGGAATAACAAATGAGAGCTTTCCATATTATATTCTTTTCTTATATTATAGATTTTAATGATAAATACTCTTTTATAATTTTatataaaatcatttttaaaaaaaaattaaggACTACtctatatttaaaaaaaatcatttttcaaatcGGACAATATCTTATATTTCTTTCAAATCATgtatatttttaaaattattcTTTTCACATTTTTAGATgatattatttaaaaaaaaatataaatataaaatatgaTGTCCAAATACAAGTATTAATAGAATAGAAATTTGTTCATGTAATATTAttcaaacaaacaatataaaaaaTTGATAAATTGTGTCACAGTTGTCATAATTTTCAAAAACGACTTCTCAATctaaatattatattttttaaatggTGATAATTTAAATATAAACATTAGAATGTTTTCAGGGCATAATTGATAATTGTGTATGGAATTCAAATGCATTGACTATTTAAACCTATAACAtctcatttatttatttttaaagaaaaaattctgattatttgattaaaaaaaactcaataatattataaaaaaattcaGATTTTATCATCCGGATCAACTcgaataatattataaaattgATAGAATTTGACCCCTAAATACCAAAGTATTGTTGAATTTGATAATTTACTCGAATAAATTAATAGGGAAAACACAATGTGTTCGCGGCAGAACGAAATTCACACGGCATAGACCGTAATTTCGCACGCAGCAAAGATTGAGAAAATCACTTTTTGTGAATAAGTTCAGCGACAGAAAAGGAACCCTAGCCAATATTTTCAATCCATCGCGTGCTTCATAGATCGCCAGAGATCCTGCGATTCTGCCTCCATAATCGCCTATCCTACCTGCCTGCAATCATCAGTGTGCTTTGAAATGGACAGTGATAATGATTTCACTTTTTGTCAGGTAAATTTTCTATACACTGAAATTATacttttttttcatttcattaGTATAGGAAGATTGAACTCTCAGTTTTGTCCTCAATATCGGTCTCTTTTTGAATAATTATTGTAATTAGGTGGATTTGTCATAAGGTTGCTTGGATTTAGTTATTTGAGCATGTTTATCAACATTAGCACTTGTTAGACTTTCTGGGAGAGCTTATATGATAAGAGCTTATGCTATAAGCTCTTAATTAAGGTGTTTATACAAACGAATAGAGTTTAATGAGTATATTTTGTTGGTGTAAATCCGGAGAGACATCTGTTTTTCCATGTTGTACCATCAATTTCAAGACACAATTAGAGCCTCTTTGTTTTTGTGGTGGGTAACCGTAGCACGCGTCAAATGCGAAGCTGCAATTTGTAGCTTCTCCAAAGGCACGGCAACCTGCATAGGGAAGTGGGGTTGAATTATATCCAAACACAGGCCTAAAAAAATGGGTGATGTAGCAAAATAATAGATTTTACTCTACTTTTCGTATGTATCTTTTTAAACCCTTTAATATTATTTTGAATTGTTTATCATTTTTATGTACTCTATGGAAGAAGTAGGAGACAATAATATTTGAGAAATAAAATTGAAGGTTATAACTCTTGCATTTGCAAACCATAACCATGCACCCTTCTAATTTAAAATATGACTCTGTAGGTCAGTACACCCGTAGTGGAAACTAAGGAGCTTGTTTCAAATATTGCTGATATTTCCATAAAGGACGAATCATCAAATGCAAGTAGTAGTAATCACAACAATGGTGGTTTCTTATGGAAGGATGGTATTGATTCTTCCAACTCTAAAAAGGAGGGAACAGTTGGTTCTTTGTCTTTCAGTGTAATCAGCACGGCAACTCCTTCAACTCAAAGTAATACTAAGAACTTGCCTCAGAAGTTGCCAGAACAAAAGAATTCTCTTAAAAAGCCAACAGTTCGAGCCAAAGTTCCTTTTGAGAAGGGTTATAGTCAAATGGACTGGCTCAAGCTTACTCGAACTCATCCTGACCTTGCAGGTGCAGTCATTCTGTTGACccttttttataaaaaaattatcTCATTACTTATGAGTTTTGGAAGACAACAATACCTGAAAGAGTGAATAGATACTGACTGATTATTATAGTTGAAACTTGAATATAAACTGCATTCCGTCAGTTTCTGCACACTTACTGTCCAAATTTCCAATCCTTATGCTAGTATTACCCAAGCTGATGACCAATGC includes these proteins:
- the LOC127118150 gene encoding cytochrome b5 domain-containing protein RLF isoform X2; the protein is MDSDNDFTFCQVSTPVVETKELVSNIADISIKDESSNASSSNHNNGGFLWKDGIDSSNSKKEGTVGSLSFSVISTATPSTQSNTKNLPQKLPEQKNSLKKPTVRAKVPFEKGYSQMDWLKLTRTHPDLAGLKGQSNRRLISMDEVRKHKLEGEMWTVLKGRVYNISPYMKFHPGGVDMLMKTVGKDCTSLFNKYHAWVNAEFLLEKCLVGTLDESQ
- the LOC127118150 gene encoding cytochrome b5 domain-containing protein RLF isoform X3; translation: MDSDNDFTFCQVSTPVVETKELVSNIADISIKDESSNASSSNHNNGGFLWKDGIDSSNSKKEGTVGSLSFSVISTATPSTQSNTKNLPQKLPEQKNSLKKPTVRAKVPFEKGYSQMDWLKLTRTHPDLAGLKGQSNRRLISMDEVRKHKLEGEMWTVLKGRVYNISPYMKFHPGACAWICGENGKIMVSHHDVGRSYTSTKSKLTAHPNPFP
- the LOC127118150 gene encoding cytochrome b5 domain-containing protein RLF isoform X4, which encodes MDSDNDFTFCQVSTPVVETKELVSNIADISIKDESSNASSSNHNNGGFLWKDGIDSSNSKKEGTVGSLSFSVISTATPSTQSNTKNLPQKLPEQKNSLKKPTVRAKVPFEKGYSQMDWLKLTRTHPDLAGLKGQSNRRLISMDEVRKHKLEGEMWTVLKGRVYNISPYMKFHPGGVDMLMKTVGKDCTSLFSILFVIPLLMRLDLR
- the LOC127118150 gene encoding cytochrome b5 domain-containing protein RLF isoform X1, with amino-acid sequence MDSDNDFTFCQVSTPVVETKELVSNIADISIKDESSNASSSNHNNGGFLWKDGIDSSNSKKEGTVGSLSFSVISTATPSTQSNTKNLPQKLPEQKNSLKKPTVRAKVPFEKGYSQMDWLKLTRTHPDLAGLKGQSNRRLISMDEVRKHKLEGEMWTVLKGRVYNISPYMKFHPGACAWICGENGKIMVSHHDVGRSYTSTKSKLTAHPNVHSYFSPEELEL